From one Limnothrix sp. FACHB-406 genomic stretch:
- a CDS encoding HEAT repeat domain-containing protein — protein sequence MGIVAVDGEISAKSLTLEEAIANLRSEDASLRYYAAWWVGRFRVSQPDVIEALIEALDYEGDRTEAGGLPLQRNAARALGKLADRSAVPALIRSLTSPDYYVREAAAQSLGQLADDRAVPGLLALLDGGVAAAVVAPGQPHLVQPYDAVLEALGNLQAQGAIDVIRPFTEHSVPKVQYAAVRALYQLTGDDQWGERLVAALRGPDLQLRRALMGDVGAIGYLAGAEAIAQTEAENSLKLIALKGLAEHPNATPDGQTLTDEGRRILVLMDGLL from the coding sequence GTGGGGATTGTGGCTGTGGATGGGGAAATTTCGGCAAAGTCGTTGACCTTGGAAGAGGCGATCGCCAATTTGCGTAGTGAAGATGCCAGCTTGCGCTACTACGCGGCTTGGTGGGTGGGGCGGTTTCGGGTTTCGCAGCCGGATGTGATTGAGGCGCTGATTGAAGCCTTGGATTACGAGGGCGATCGCACCGAGGCGGGAGGCTTGCCGCTTCAGCGCAACGCGGCGCGGGCTTTGGGGAAATTGGCCGATCGCTCGGCGGTTCCGGCCCTGATTCGATCGCTCACTTCGCCCGATTATTACGTGCGGGAGGCGGCGGCCCAATCCCTTGGGCAGTTAGCGGACGATCGCGCTGTTCCCGGTTTGTTGGCCCTGTTGGATGGCGGCGTGGCGGCGGCCGTGGTTGCGCCGGGTCAGCCCCACTTGGTGCAGCCCTACGATGCGGTGCTGGAAGCCTTGGGGAATTTGCAGGCTCAGGGGGCGATCGACGTGATTCGCCCCTTCACGGAACATTCCGTGCCCAAAGTGCAATACGCGGCCGTGCGGGCCCTGTATCAGCTCACGGGGGATGACCAATGGGGCGAGCGACTGGTGGCCGCCCTGCGGGGGCCCGATTTACAGTTGCGGCGGGCCCTGATGGGGGATGTGGGGGCGATCGGCTATTTGGCTGGGGCGGAGGCGATCGCCCAAACGGAGGCGGAAAATAGCTTGAAATTGATTGCGCTTAAAGGGTTGGCAGAACATCCCAACGCCACCCCCGACGGTCAAACCCTGACGGATGAGGGCCGCCGGATTTTGGTTTTGATGGATGGGTTGTTGTAG
- a CDS encoding rhodanese-like domain-containing protein, producing MAPVQPEVNSPSTQPPATQPQPMTVDDFVRTPEPLPVGPVRQRVSVTELQAWLATNRAIVVDVREPGEFAGERIPGALSMPMSKLDLQAVPVSQPDRWVVLYCQTGNRSTEVAHQLVQAGRTPAIDLIGGLQAWKAAGLEVLVDRRAPISLMRQVQIVAGSLVFTGTVLGALVSPWFLLLSGFVGAGLMFAGITNTCALAMLLAKLPYNQRSA from the coding sequence ATGGCCCCTGTTCAACCTGAAGTGAATTCCCCGTCTACTCAACCGCCCGCAACCCAACCTCAACCGATGACGGTCGATGATTTTGTCAGGACACCTGAGCCGCTGCCTGTGGGGCCGGTGCGCCAACGGGTTTCCGTCACTGAGCTTCAGGCTTGGTTGGCCACCAATCGGGCGATCGTGGTGGATGTGCGCGAGCCGGGAGAATTTGCCGGAGAACGCATTCCCGGGGCGCTGTCGATGCCCATGAGCAAGTTGGATTTGCAGGCAGTGCCGGTTTCTCAGCCCGATCGCTGGGTGGTGCTCTATTGCCAAACGGGAAATCGATCGACCGAAGTGGCCCATCAATTGGTGCAAGCGGGCCGCACGCCAGCGATCGACCTGATCGGTGGTCTTCAGGCTTGGAAGGCGGCGGGTTTGGAAGTTTTGGTCGATCGCCGGGCCCCGATCAGCTTGATGCGACAGGTGCAAATCGTGGCCGGTTCCTTGGTGTTCACGGGCACGGTGCTGGGCGCGTTGGTTTCCCCCTGGTTCTTGCTGTTGAGCGGGTTTGTGGGGGCTGGGCTGATGTTTGCGGGCATCACCAACACCTGCGCTTTGGCCATGCTGCTGGCGAAGTTGCCCTATAACCAGCGTTCTGCCTAG
- a CDS encoding TSUP family transporter encodes MIWAIGHGLAVVIGIALGLLGGGGSVLALPILTSVMGVPVKPAIAMTLAIVGTVSLLGVIPHWRAGRVRWRVAAIFGLSTAIGAFGGAKLATQPWVTPPIQMMLFVGMMLLAAIATIRRSSTPAPTDRSPESALATYPQPVCRYCWLWLLTEGIGVGMLTGLVGVGGGFAIVPALVLLGNVPMKQAIGTSLVIIAANSIAGLAGYAGHVAIDWPLTVSFTGAAALGTLPGAYLSKWVPADRLQRWFGYFLLAIASLVFLQNYRTLLGPSPQTQQPPTHPLSQLNRSHHPQPASRQTFARSARLRS; translated from the coding sequence TTGATCTGGGCGATCGGCCATGGCTTGGCGGTGGTGATTGGCATTGCCCTGGGGCTGTTGGGCGGGGGCGGCTCGGTGTTGGCCTTGCCAATTTTGACCTCGGTGATGGGCGTGCCGGTGAAACCCGCGATCGCCATGACGTTGGCCATTGTGGGAACCGTGAGCCTGTTGGGAGTCATTCCCCACTGGCGGGCGGGGCGGGTGCGCTGGCGGGTGGCGGCAATTTTTGGGCTGTCCACGGCGATCGGGGCCTTTGGGGGCGCTAAGTTGGCCACCCAACCTTGGGTTACACCCCCCATTCAAATGATGTTGTTTGTGGGCATGATGCTGTTGGCAGCGATCGCCACGATTCGTCGCAGCAGCACACCAGCCCCGACGGATCGATCGCCAGAGTCAGCCCTGGCAACCTATCCCCAGCCCGTTTGTCGCTATTGCTGGCTGTGGCTGCTGACGGAGGGCATCGGCGTGGGAATGCTAACCGGGCTGGTGGGCGTGGGGGGCGGTTTTGCGATCGTGCCAGCGTTGGTGCTGTTGGGCAATGTCCCGATGAAACAGGCGATCGGCACGTCCCTGGTGATTATTGCGGCTAACTCGATCGCGGGTTTGGCAGGCTACGCGGGTCATGTGGCGATCGATTGGCCCCTGACCGTTTCGTTCACGGGGGCGGCGGCCCTGGGAACGTTGCCCGGAGCCTATCTATCAAAATGGGTGCCCGCCGATCGCTTACAACGCTGGTTTGGTTATTTTCTGCTGGCGATCGCCTCGCTGGTGTTCTTGCAAAATTACCGAACCCTGCTGGGGCCAAGTCCCCAAACCCAGCAACCACCAACTCACCCCCTGTCGCAACTGAACCGTTCCCATCACCCCCAACCGGCCAGCCGACAGACGTTCGCCCGATCGGCCCGCCTCCGGTCATGA